From the genome of Candidatus Binatus sp.:
TTCATCTCGAGCGTGAGCGACGAGATCATGTCGATGGCATTGTTGGTCGCACTGTCCATCGCGGTCATTCGCGCACCCTGCTCGCTGGCCTCGGCCTCGAGCAGCGCGTGATAAACCGCGGCTTCGAGATATCCGCGCAGCACGACCGGCACCAGTTCGGCGCGCGACGGCTCGATGAGATAGTCGATTTTGGGTGCGTCGGATTTCGACGTCGCGGCGTCAACGCTCGCGCCAGCCTGAATACCGGCGTCGCCCGGCGGCTTGACCGGCAGCAGGCGCTCGTAAACCGGCTTCTGCGTGAGCGCGGATTGGAAATGAGTATAGACGATGCCGGCCTCGTCGATGGCGCCGGAGCTGTAGTCGGCGAGCATCCTGGCGGCGATATCGCGCGCGAGAGCGATGGTGGCCAGGCGCGGCAGATTATCGACTCGCGACAGCGCGACCGGCACCCCGGAGCGCTTGAAATGATCGACGGCTTTCTTGCCGACCGCAAACAGATCGATCTCGAGTCCGGCGGCGCGGATTTCGCGCCGCGTCGCTTCCGCCGCACGGAGCAGGTACGAGTTGTAGCCGCCGGCCAGCCCGCGATCCGACGCGACCACCACCAGCATCGATCGCTTTTGCGCGCCCTCGGCCGGGCCGGCCGAGATTCCTTCCGAGCTGAGCAGGGAGTCGGCCACTCGCGCCAGCGCGTCGCTGTATGGCATCGAGTTGGTGAGCGCTTCCTGCGCGCGCCTTAACCGCGCGGCCGAGACCAGTTTCAGCGCGCGCGTGATCTGCTGCGTCGATTTGGCCGACGAGATCCGGCGCCGGATTGCCTTGAGCGATGCCATCGTCGAGCGCTATCGCGGCTACGCCGGCTCCGGCGCGGCCGTTTTGTTTTCGGCCAGGAACGATTGTTCGTAGGCGTCGAGTCCGGCCTTGAGTTTTTTCGTCAGCTCGTCGGAAATCTGTTTTTGGTCGCGGATTTCGGCCAGCAAGTCGGCGTGGCGCGAGTCGAAGTTGGGGTAGAGTCCCATCTCGAACGGCCGAATCTGCTCGACCGAGAGCTTGTCGAAGTAGCCCTCTCTGGCGGCGAAAATGATCAACACTTCTTTTTCCATCGGCAGCGGACTGTACTGATTCTGCTTGAGCATCTCGGTCAGCCGCGCGCCGCGGGCGAGCAGGCGCTGCGACGACGCGTCGAGGTCGGAACCGAACTGCGCGAACGCCGCCATCTCCCGGTACTGCGCGAGGTCGAGCTTGAGCGTGCCTGCAACCTGCTTGATCGCTTTGACCGCGGCCGAGAATCCAACGCGCGACACCGACAGCCCGACGTTGACGGCGGGACGCACGTTCGAGTTGAAGAGATCTTTGTCGAGAATTATCTGGCCGTCGGTGATCGAGATGACGTTGGTCGGAATGTACGCCGACACGTCGCCTTCCTGGGTCTCGATCACGGGCAGCGCGGTGAGCGACCCGCCGCCCATCTCGTCGCTCATCTTGGCGGCGCGCTCGAGCAGGCGCGAATGCAGATAGAAGACGTCGCCGGGGTAAGCCTCGCGGCCGGGTGGGCGGCGCAGCAGCAGCGACAACTGGCGATAGGCCTGCGCATGCTTGCTCAAATCGTCGTACACCAGCAGCGCATGCTTGCCGCTATCGCGAAAATACTCGCCCATCGTGCAGCCGCTGTACGGCGCGATGAACTGCAACGGCGCGGCCTCGGACGCGGTCGCGGCGATGACGGTGGTGAACTCCATCGCGCCGGAGCTGGTGAGCCGCTGGACAACTTGCGCAACGGTCGAGCGCTTCTGCCCAATCGCCACGTAAAAGCAATGCACGTTCTGGCCGCGCTGATTGATGATCGTATCGATCGCGATTGCGGTCTTGCCGGTCTGGCGATCGCCGATTATCAGTTCGCGCTGTCCGCGGCCGATCACCAGCATCGTGTCGATAGCCTTGATGCCGGTCTGCAGCGGTTCCTTGACCGGCTGGCGGCGGATGATACCGGGCGCCTTGATCTCGATTCGCCGCGTCTCGGTCGACTTGATCGGACCCTTGTCGTCGATCGGCTGTCCGAGCGCGTTGACCACGCGGCCGAGCAGGCCCTCGCCGACCGGCACTTCGGCGATTCTGCCGGTGCGCTTGACCTCGTCGCCTTCCTGGATGTCCTGGGGGTCGCCGAACAGCACGGCGCCGACGTTGTCTTCCTCGAGGTTCAGCACCATCCCGAACATCTGATGCGGAAATTCGAGCAGCTCGCCGAGCGCGGCGTTCTGTAGTCCGTAGATACGGGCGATACCGTCGCCGCAGGAGAGGACGCGGCCGGTTTCGCGCACCGAGATGCTGCCCTCAAAACCCTTGATCTCGTTTTTGAGGATTTCGCTGATTTCCGATGGTCTGATTTCCGCCATATGATGTCGTTTGTTCCCGGCTAGCCTGCAAGCCGGCGCTTTGCCTCCGCGAGGCGAGTTGCAAGGCTGCCGTCGTAGATTTTTCCGCCCAATTCCGCGGTCACGCCGCCTAGCAGCGCGGGGTCGATTTTCACCGTAGGAATAATTTTCAGCGCCGCGATCTTTTCCAGTCCGCCCACCACGCGGGCAACTTCGCCGTCCGACGGTTGAATCGCAAAGGTCA
Proteins encoded in this window:
- the atpG gene encoding ATP synthase F1 subunit gamma — protein: MASLKAIRRRISSAKSTQQITRALKLVSAARLRRAQEALTNSMPYSDALARVADSLLSSEGISAGPAEGAQKRSMLVVVASDRGLAGGYNSYLLRAAEATRREIRAAGLEIDLFAVGKKAVDHFKRSGVPVALSRVDNLPRLATIALARDIAARMLADYSSGAIDEAGIVYTHFQSALTQKPVYERLLPVKPPGDAGIQAGASVDAATSKSDAPKIDYLIEPSRAELVPVVLRGYLEAAVYHALLEAEASEQGARMTAMDSATNNAIDMISSLTLEMNRARQAQITRELMDIVGGAEALR
- the atpA gene encoding F0F1 ATP synthase subunit alpha, producing the protein MAEIRPSEISEILKNEIKGFEGSISVRETGRVLSCGDGIARIYGLQNAALGELLEFPHQMFGMVLNLEEDNVGAVLFGDPQDIQEGDEVKRTGRIAEVPVGEGLLGRVVNALGQPIDDKGPIKSTETRRIEIKAPGIIRRQPVKEPLQTGIKAIDTMLVIGRGQRELIIGDRQTGKTAIAIDTIINQRGQNVHCFYVAIGQKRSTVAQVVQRLTSSGAMEFTTVIAATASEAAPLQFIAPYSGCTMGEYFRDSGKHALLVYDDLSKHAQAYRQLSLLLRRPPGREAYPGDVFYLHSRLLERAAKMSDEMGGGSLTALPVIETQEGDVSAYIPTNVISITDGQIILDKDLFNSNVRPAVNVGLSVSRVGFSAAVKAIKQVAGTLKLDLAQYREMAAFAQFGSDLDASSQRLLARGARLTEMLKQNQYSPLPMEKEVLIIFAAREGYFDKLSVEQIRPFEMGLYPNFDSRHADLLAEIRDQKQISDELTKKLKAGLDAYEQSFLAENKTAAPEPA